A genome region from Syntrophomonadaceae bacterium includes the following:
- a CDS encoding ATP-binding cassette domain-containing protein: MDKIIIKNARANNLKNVSIEIPLNKYIAFIGKSGSGKSTLAVDVILAGYYKSSGDVIVPVKPVLFKQKVAVASQSCSLLKYITGKDEIAHNDLTIYDYCRNRSLLNLSQEDIHFIVNALCMDNVRMDCDISTMSLTLYNKVRFMKLLINSDAKLFIIDELCAGMMFEEATNIAQVYSFLITKGFTVIAIEHSLPVINAAEYIVELGPGAGRNGGKVVFSGDISLYRNTQSWKTFIESYKQVADTSQGSKRNLKLALIKYNNLHISDLKIPLDGIVAICGGMASGKSSLLEILYRASDKSVDAWKNREGLDGEISGKNYIRRPYIIDQTPIGENSMSTSATYTGIMDTLREMFFSSEDNRNVKLSKSDFSCNSTGKCNHCRGRGYFDSEIDDENVFVPCEKCGGSRYNDRGNSVYLLGHNIGQFLALSCEDAYALLNENNLNNSVKQKLGFLKSVGLPYLCLGQPSGTLSGGESQRIKITKELAKKLGDRCLFLLDSPSKGLFVTDLYDVINMLKMLVSKNNSIVIVDNNPLFIQNSDWIIYLESGKPVYEGKPKDMPNTIKKRLGIEVEL; the protein is encoded by the coding sequence ATGGATAAGATAATAATCAAGAATGCAAGAGCCAATAATCTCAAGAATGTATCCATTGAAATTCCGCTTAATAAATATATCGCTTTTATCGGGAAAAGCGGGAGTGGAAAATCTACGCTTGCTGTTGATGTCATACTTGCGGGATATTATAAAAGCAGCGGTGATGTTATAGTTCCCGTAAAACCGGTATTATTCAAACAGAAGGTAGCAGTTGCATCGCAAAGCTGCAGCCTGCTTAAGTATATTACCGGAAAAGATGAAATAGCGCATAATGATCTGACAATTTATGATTACTGCAGGAATAGAAGCCTTCTAAACCTGTCACAGGAGGATATTCACTTTATTGTTAATGCATTATGTATGGACAATGTCAGGATGGATTGCGATATTAGTACCATGAGCCTAACCTTATATAATAAGGTCAGATTTATGAAGCTGCTTATTAATAGCGATGCAAAACTATTTATTATAGACGAATTGTGCGCTGGTATGATGTTTGAAGAAGCAACGAATATTGCTCAAGTATATTCCTTTTTAATAACTAAAGGTTTTACAGTAATTGCAATAGAACATTCTCTTCCGGTAATAAATGCGGCGGAATATATTGTTGAACTTGGTCCGGGGGCAGGACGAAACGGGGGAAAGGTTGTCTTCAGTGGTGATATTTCTCTCTATAGAAATACTCAATCATGGAAAACGTTTATTGAATCATACAAGCAGGTTGCCGATACATCCCAGGGTTCAAAACGGAATTTGAAATTGGCGCTGATAAAATATAATAACTTACATATTTCCGATCTTAAGATTCCGCTTGATGGAATAGTTGCAATATGCGGAGGTATGGCATCGGGTAAAAGCAGTTTATTGGAGATCTTATACAGAGCTTCCGATAAATCGGTTGATGCTTGGAAAAACCGGGAGGGGCTTGATGGAGAAATATCCGGAAAAAACTATATCAGACGTCCATATATTATTGACCAGACTCCTATCGGTGAAAACTCTATGAGTACGTCGGCAACCTATACGGGGATTATGGATACGCTCCGAGAGATGTTTTTTTCTTCTGAAGATAACCGGAATGTAAAACTTAGCAAATCGGATTTTTCTTGCAATTCTACAGGAAAATGTAATCATTGCAGAGGTAGAGGTTATTTTGATTCTGAAATCGATGATGAAAATGTTTTTGTACCATGCGAGAAATGTGGCGGATCGAGATACAATGACAGAGGAAATAGCGTATATTTGTTAGGACATAATATAGGTCAATTTCTTGCCCTCTCCTGTGAGGATGCGTACGCTTTGCTGAATGAGAACAATCTGAATAATTCAGTTAAACAGAAGCTAGGTTTTTTAAAATCGGTCGGATTGCCGTATTTGTGTCTGGGTCAGCCATCAGGGACATTAAGTGGTGGAGAAAGCCAGCGGATAAAAATTACAAAGGAGCTGGCGAAAAAATTGGGTGACAGATGCCTGTTCCTTTTAGACAGCCCTTCAAAGGGGCTTTTTGTGACTGATCTGTATGACGTAATAAATATGCTGAAGATGCTTGTTTCAAAAAATAACAGTATCGTTATCGTAGACAATAATCCATTATTTATTCAAAACTCAGACTGGATTATTTACCTGGAGTCAGGGAAACCGGTCTACGAAGGAAAACCTAAAGATATGCCCAATACTATAAAAAAGCGGCTTGGAATAGAGGTAGAGCTATGA
- a CDS encoding class I SAM-dependent methyltransferase — translation MSVNYDSWNEYAKEFNQLSSFDPQLIHLGLGIEGIKVSELVTQPDMNILDVGCGNGKNTYLLAQATNGQVDGIDMAKSAIIEANERYCRPNIAFTPVDFYEHNKLCGIKYDLVTFFGSIDYIVLQKEFFSVLNRITNDEAICYISKFHPFWTALFENDVSLSNQKSYFENGRIDEVIYGQSNRFVFQRYHYTFEHLFSSFKSGSWVLMDLKEPKPAFSKAAFAYNDYDKDEVLRKRMENIPMTLILKFKKTFGR, via the coding sequence ATGAGCGTAAATTATGATTCATGGAATGAGTATGCAAAGGAGTTTAATCAATTATCCAGCTTTGATCCGCAGCTTATTCACCTCGGTTTGGGTATCGAAGGCATCAAGGTGAGCGAGTTGGTGACGCAGCCTGATATGAACATTCTGGATGTTGGCTGCGGTAACGGTAAAAATACATATTTGCTTGCCCAAGCTACAAATGGACAAGTTGATGGGATAGACATGGCGAAAAGTGCAATTATTGAAGCAAATGAAAGATATTGCAGACCCAATATCGCCTTTACTCCTGTAGATTTTTATGAACATAACAAATTATGCGGTATTAAGTATGATTTGGTCACTTTTTTTGGCTCTATTGATTATATAGTGCTTCAAAAAGAGTTCTTTTCAGTATTAAATCGTATAACGAATGATGAGGCCATATGTTATATAAGCAAATTCCATCCATTTTGGACGGCACTTTTTGAAAATGACGTCAGCCTTTCCAATCAAAAATCTTATTTTGAAAACGGAAGGATTGATGAAGTAATATACGGCCAGTCAAACAGATTTGTCTTTCAGCGGTATCATTATACCTTTGAGCATCTTTTTTCATCATTTAAATCCGGTAGTTGGGTATTGATGGACTTAAAAGAGCCTAAGCCTGCTTTCTCAAAAGCTGCATTTGCATATAATGACTATGATAAAGATGAGGTACTGAGGAAAAGGATGGAAAATATACCGATGACTTTGATTCTGAAATTCAAAAAAACTTTCGGCAGGTAG
- a CDS encoding radical SAM protein, protein MSRKGMHLFIPPNFDPTVPLLGPIQMAGFASSVNYEFYLCDFNNMFVKYVVENAIIEVCNNEALPNNADLSKLEVEACRKFIRLRRDITSYNELINKMSICKTSSEYWELIDYVRACYDLYSFNYHDLRFRLDGLDSKYRWNVWNDIENFAAEFLDSKLSLLIREWLMAYDFKGCDLVGINITFESQLLIAVLFCRIIKEIKPEAFIIIGGGFVNSFIGSADSMGPIGKYCNVIFANEGEALIEYLAGQEYPDYGKLESLGESIKGYASFIKASDICNKRLSVCPPRIENGEIDEYLSPCKVLPLRFTYKCYWGKCKFCTDSESHSCLDARYNFEKMTDYCIEQNVKKLFDCIYFLDSAIPAKILGFFAERLIMNDVRFNWGTNARLDKEFCDEHFIEKLSKSGCNFIKFGLESGSQKVLDLMNKGIDLHMAAKIINLCRKHGILVHTYIMFAFPGESPEDRKLTSEFLLSDYSHPDNYNCSEFILYGTAPVAKELTYSFDIADVDEGWHSASYGFTNDDIKSDIAKMREDFDKKFFPANILISTGHTISLSGRLGDGNCKRIVLFENTVLSLSDAVVDIYEGSGCGYIIAKWRRRDGIIFIKGEIASKIKSCFNSISVNDALNLGFNSDTIFDLIDEGFITITESGSGMPLKYENSSQVDFCYGNRFNSLRWYGYYDAD, encoded by the coding sequence ATGAGTAGAAAAGGAATGCATCTTTTCATACCGCCAAATTTCGACCCTACCGTTCCTTTGCTTGGACCGATCCAGATGGCGGGTTTTGCTTCCAGTGTCAATTATGAGTTTTACCTGTGTGATTTTAACAACATGTTTGTCAAATATGTCGTTGAAAATGCAATTATAGAAGTGTGTAATAACGAAGCACTGCCAAATAACGCCGACCTTAGCAAACTGGAAGTAGAGGCCTGCAGAAAATTTATAAGGCTGCGCAGGGATATTACCAGTTATAATGAGCTTATTAACAAAATGTCGATATGCAAAACTTCAAGCGAATACTGGGAGCTGATAGATTATGTCCGCGCCTGTTATGACTTGTATTCGTTTAATTATCACGATTTGCGTTTTAGATTGGATGGACTTGACAGCAAATACCGTTGGAATGTTTGGAATGATATTGAGAATTTCGCAGCTGAGTTCCTAGATTCAAAGCTTTCGCTCCTTATCAGAGAATGGCTTATGGCATATGATTTTAAAGGTTGTGATCTTGTTGGTATAAACATAACCTTTGAGAGTCAGCTTTTAATAGCCGTTTTGTTTTGCAGGATAATAAAGGAAATAAAGCCAGAGGCATTTATAATAATCGGAGGCGGGTTTGTCAATTCATTTATTGGATCGGCGGACTCAATGGGACCAATAGGCAAATATTGCAACGTTATTTTTGCAAATGAAGGGGAAGCCCTGATTGAATACTTGGCCGGACAGGAATACCCCGACTATGGTAAATTAGAATCATTGGGCGAATCTATAAAAGGTTATGCCAGCTTTATCAAAGCATCTGACATATGTAACAAGCGTTTATCGGTATGTCCCCCGCGAATAGAAAACGGAGAGATAGATGAGTATTTGTCGCCCTGCAAGGTTTTGCCCTTAAGGTTCACTTACAAATGCTATTGGGGTAAGTGCAAATTTTGTACGGATAGCGAATCTCATTCATGTCTTGATGCACGTTATAATTTCGAAAAAATGACGGATTATTGTATTGAACAAAATGTTAAGAAACTATTTGACTGTATATATTTCCTAGATAGCGCCATACCGGCAAAGATCCTCGGATTTTTCGCAGAACGGCTTATAATGAATGATGTTCGGTTTAACTGGGGTACTAATGCCCGTCTGGATAAAGAGTTTTGCGATGAGCATTTTATCGAAAAGCTCTCGAAAAGCGGATGCAATTTTATTAAGTTTGGGCTCGAGTCAGGCTCCCAAAAGGTGCTGGACCTAATGAATAAAGGAATAGATTTGCATATGGCGGCAAAAATAATCAATCTATGTAGAAAACATGGTATTCTTGTGCATACTTATATTATGTTTGCATTTCCCGGAGAGAGCCCGGAGGATAGAAAGTTGACAAGTGAGTTTTTGTTGAGTGATTATTCCCATCCTGATAATTATAATTGCTCAGAATTTATATTGTATGGAACTGCTCCCGTCGCAAAAGAATTGACTTACAGCTTTGATATTGCGGACGTTGATGAGGGATGGCACAGCGCTTCATATGGTTTTACAAATGATGATATAAAATCGGATATAGCAAAAATGCGGGAGGACTTTGATAAAAAGTTTTTCCCTGCCAATATACTGATTTCAACAGGCCATACGATTTCATTGTCGGGCCGGCTCGGCGATGGTAACTGCAAAAGGATTGTTTTGTTCGAAAACACCGTTTTATCGTTGTCCGATGCGGTTGTCGACATATATGAAGGCAGTGGATGCGGATATATTATAGCCAAGTGGCGACGGAGAGATGGGATAATTTTCATAAAAGGTGAAATAGCTTCAAAGATCAAGTCCTGTTTCAATAGTATTTCGGTAAATGATGCTTTAAACCTTGGTTTTAATTCAGATACCATTTTTGATTTAATAGACGAAGGCTTTATTACAATTACCGAAAGCGGCAGCGGTATGCCGTTAAAATATGAAAATTCCAGTCAGGTTGATTTTTGCTACGGCAACAGGTTTAACAGCCTAAGATGGTATGGGTATTATGATGCTGACTAA
- a CDS encoding PqqD family peptide modification chaperone: MENVITNDMIFGVVEGVKTRRENFGLLVVSKTTPALSLNEDAMSVWELCNGINTVDVIIKAIQDSCQSEGIDKLVMKTLDSFLKLGLIKRIG, encoded by the coding sequence ATGGAAAATGTGATAACCAATGATATGATATTCGGTGTTGTTGAAGGTGTAAAAACCAGAAGAGAAAATTTTGGTTTGCTGGTGGTGTCGAAAACTACACCTGCCCTATCTTTGAATGAGGACGCCATGTCAGTCTGGGAGTTGTGCAATGGAATAAATACGGTTGATGTTATTATCAAGGCAATACAAGACAGCTGTCAGAGTGAGGGCATTGATAAACTGGTAATGAAAACTCTGGACAGCTTCCTGAAACTTGGCTTAATCAAGCGGATCGGCTGA
- a CDS encoding radical SAM protein — translation MDKDKLLDLNIKMNPMRVELELTEQCNLFCRFCYNSQNPLVTHRAFEIIDKLAQSDVLEIVLTGGEPLLHPQINAIIEKCCNLFSKTMVQTNGTLITNDTVKIFKKCGIYGANISLHGPSHIHDELTCVGGSYDLAFSALKLLLGNGVRIASNFVLTSKNSSFVGDFIEFLYANGLREITLTRFTPTGIGKDNAYLALSHQQLISALSTVKHKIDQYPDLKVIMANAVPYCALPDDLKPFCEYCHFGTSRFYIDINGNVLMCGMSRINIGNILDSPFAEIKRNSNIFKQHVLGSDVPDECINCGHFRECRGGCRAAAYAYSNDICGADPYAIF, via the coding sequence ATGGACAAAGATAAGCTGCTTGATCTAAATATAAAAATGAACCCTATGAGGGTGGAACTCGAATTAACGGAACAGTGTAATCTTTTCTGTCGTTTTTGCTACAACAGCCAAAATCCTTTAGTTACCCACAGGGCATTTGAAATAATCGACAAATTAGCCCAAAGCGATGTGCTGGAGATTGTTCTAACAGGCGGAGAGCCTTTATTACACCCTCAAATCAACGCTATTATCGAGAAATGCTGTAATTTATTCTCGAAGACAATGGTGCAAACTAACGGTACATTAATCACCAATGATACAGTGAAAATTTTCAAAAAATGTGGTATTTACGGTGCAAACATATCTCTTCATGGTCCGTCACATATACATGATGAATTGACTTGTGTAGGCGGTAGCTATGATTTGGCATTTTCCGCATTAAAGCTTCTGTTGGGAAATGGTGTAAGAATAGCGTCTAACTTTGTATTAACAAGTAAAAATTCTAGCTTCGTTGGTGATTTTATTGAGTTTTTATATGCGAACGGGCTGCGGGAAATTACCCTTACCCGCTTTACTCCTACAGGTATCGGCAAAGATAATGCATATTTGGCACTATCTCATCAACAGCTGATTTCAGCGTTAAGTACAGTTAAACATAAAATCGACCAGTACCCCGATCTCAAGGTCATAATGGCAAATGCAGTTCCTTATTGCGCGTTACCGGATGACCTAAAGCCTTTTTGTGAATACTGTCATTTTGGCACCTCAAGATTTTATATAGATATAAATGGAAATGTTTTAATGTGCGGCATGTCCAGGATCAATATCGGGAATATTCTTGACAGCCCGTTTGCGGAAATAAAACGCAACTCAAATATTTTCAAGCAGCATGTTCTGGGATCAGATGTACCGGATGAGTGCATTAACTGTGGTCATTTCCGAGAATGCCGCGGTGGATGCAGAGCTGCTGCATATGCTTATTCAAACGACATTTGTGGTGCCGACCCATATGCAATATTTTAG
- a CDS encoding radical SAM protein, whose protein sequence is MIERINRSKAPFYVQFEITERCNNRCYFCYNPMGHVNGNELSLVKIKQILDQLCGIGVFRINFNGGEPLVRSDFQNILEYAGTLGFDLHMNTNATLITDQIAKIIARYMKSVCTSILHSDKSKHDKMTGRVGAYDDVINGIKILRHNGIKVEVNVCTSTENFEDIYNIGKLAAGLDCYSLCSTRYILNNSNNKGLLLDSKATMKLIDLLLQVKEDFSAISDVSLPGPVPYCEIDSEYHSKLRILNIPCQYGYGLCRISPTGKVTPCTISDDIIGDLNIHSFDDIWNAPGWKKYEALCHIPVPCRSCEEFPRCKGGCVVYDESINACGETISTRKWGK, encoded by the coding sequence ATGATTGAAAGGATAAATCGGAGTAAAGCTCCATTTTATGTACAATTTGAGATAACCGAACGATGCAATAATAGATGCTATTTTTGTTATAATCCCATGGGGCATGTCAATGGAAATGAGTTGAGCCTTGTAAAAATCAAACAAATATTGGATCAATTATGCGGAATCGGCGTATTCAGAATTAACTTTAACGGCGGTGAACCGTTGGTGCGGTCCGATTTTCAGAATATTCTTGAATATGCCGGCACTTTGGGATTTGATTTGCACATGAATACGAATGCCACTTTAATAACAGATCAAATAGCGAAAATTATAGCCAGATACATGAAAAGTGTTTGTACGTCAATACTACATTCCGACAAATCGAAACACGATAAGATGACGGGAAGAGTTGGTGCTTATGACGATGTGATAAATGGAATAAAAATCTTAAGACATAATGGAATAAAAGTCGAGGTTAATGTATGCACTTCAACTGAAAATTTTGAAGATATTTACAACATCGGCAAATTGGCTGCTGGTTTGGATTGCTATTCTTTGTGCTCAACCCGGTATATTTTGAATAATAGTAACAACAAAGGCCTTTTACTTGATTCCAAAGCGACCATGAAACTCATAGACCTGCTTTTGCAGGTAAAAGAAGATTTCTCTGCAATAAGCGATGTCAGTTTACCCGGACCGGTACCTTATTGTGAAATAGATAGCGAATACCACAGCAAATTGAGGATATTGAATATACCATGTCAATACGGCTATGGTTTATGCAGGATCAGCCCTACAGGAAAAGTCACACCTTGTACCATATCGGATGATATAATTGGCGACTTGAATATTCATTCTTTTGATGATATATGGAATGCGCCCGGATGGAAAAAATACGAAGCGTTATGCCATATCCCTGTTCCTTGCAGAAGCTGCGAAGAATTTCCCAGGTGTAAAGGCGGCTGCGTAGTATATGACGAGTCGATAAACGCTTGTGGAGAAACCATTTCCACAAGGAAGTGGGGGAAATAG
- a CDS encoding putative DNA binding domain-containing protein, producing MKTSEILTLLEQLNTYIADDLEGQELDFKEWNERSNNDAENLAVKMAVCMSNGGGGVVIFGVRDKVRGRNGAIKGVPLYVDAVMLQKTIYDRTEPHITANFEWITVPEGTGKILVMRIFPGMPPYTETDGSATIRVGKDCKPLTGSVRKDLMEQSGTADFTANLTDMHWKELFSAVAMERIRMMMTEERAPDTLASMSDEDLLSSVGAIKNGRLTFGGLLLTGTNDAIARYIPNHYWSFRKMLRTTDYSIKDDGVHAIPIALYEMERYMAVDNPSTTIEVGFVHPEFSKYPKIALREALLNAFMHRDYRIPSAVMLKHYPDKLILTNPGTFIGGITSENILHHQPVTRNAHLADLLDKLRLVNRSNLGVPRIYKALLIEGKEPPQYRQVGESIELTMLASTLVPAFRRFVKKMADDGVLLDVDHLIILNYLLRHREITSLEASNICQRSIEQARELLNNMENQLGLLQSGGASKGKYYTLKASVYALLERDTEYDRDKRLDKESMKIRILTLLKERNLTNEEIRQFTGLTKLQVVRMMHELEIHGIKLAQKGRSSYYYLEFNDS from the coding sequence ATGAAAACAAGTGAAATCCTAACCCTGTTGGAGCAACTGAATACATATATAGCAGATGACCTTGAAGGACAGGAACTGGACTTTAAGGAATGGAATGAAAGAAGCAACAATGATGCTGAGAATCTGGCTGTTAAAATGGCTGTGTGCATGTCAAACGGCGGTGGGGGAGTAGTAATTTTTGGTGTCAGAGATAAAGTCAGGGGTAGAAATGGTGCAATAAAGGGAGTGCCCCTTTATGTGGATGCTGTTATGCTTCAAAAGACCATTTATGATAGAACCGAGCCCCACATTACAGCTAATTTTGAATGGATAACCGTTCCTGAAGGAACAGGTAAAATACTTGTAATGCGTATTTTCCCCGGAATGCCACCATATACCGAGACCGATGGTAGCGCTACTATAAGAGTTGGAAAGGATTGTAAGCCGTTGACCGGTTCTGTGAGGAAAGACCTAATGGAGCAGAGCGGAACAGCGGATTTTACTGCAAATCTGACTGATATGCACTGGAAAGAGCTTTTTTCCGCTGTTGCCATGGAAAGAATCCGCATGATGATGACTGAAGAAAGAGCTCCGGATACATTAGCTTCAATGTCTGATGAGGATTTGCTTTCTTCCGTAGGAGCAATTAAAAACGGCAGACTCACCTTTGGAGGACTTCTTCTCACCGGAACAAACGATGCAATTGCCAGATATATTCCGAATCATTATTGGTCATTCCGGAAGATGCTCAGAACTACGGATTATTCCATTAAGGATGATGGAGTTCATGCAATACCCATTGCGTTATATGAAATGGAAAGGTATATGGCGGTTGACAATCCTTCCACCACGATAGAAGTTGGTTTTGTGCATCCTGAGTTTAGCAAGTATCCAAAGATAGCATTACGCGAGGCACTATTGAATGCTTTTATGCATAGGGATTACAGAATTCCAAGTGCAGTTATGTTGAAGCATTATCCTGACAAACTGATTCTCACAAATCCGGGTACTTTTATTGGTGGAATTACTTCAGAGAACATTCTTCATCATCAGCCGGTTACAAGAAATGCGCATTTGGCAGATTTGCTTGATAAATTGAGGTTGGTCAACAGATCAAACCTTGGAGTGCCAAGAATTTATAAGGCTTTACTTATTGAAGGCAAGGAACCGCCGCAGTATAGGCAGGTTGGTGAATCAATTGAACTGACGATGCTGGCATCTACACTTGTTCCGGCATTCAGGCGGTTTGTTAAGAAGATGGCTGATGATGGTGTTTTATTGGATGTAGATCATCTTATTATATTGAATTATTTGCTGAGGCATAGAGAGATCACTTCTTTAGAGGCTTCAAACATATGCCAGAGAAGCATTGAACAAGCCCGGGAATTGTTGAACAATATGGAAAACCAGCTTGGGCTTTTACAGTCAGGTGGTGCCTCAAAAGGAAAGTACTATACTTTAAAGGCATCAGTATATGCTCTGCTTGAGCGTGATACGGAGTATGACCGGGACAAGAGGCTCGACAAAGAGTCCATGAAAATTCGTATTCTCACATTGTTGAAGGAACGTAACCTTACAAATGAAGAAATAAGGCAATTTACCGGACTTACAAAGCTTCAGGTTGTAAGAATGATGCATGAGCTTGAAATTCATGGTATAAAATTGGCTCAAAAAGGGCGATCTTCATATTATTACCTTGAATTTAACGACTCATAA
- a CDS encoding ribbon-helix-helix protein, CopG family encodes MLWEELIVKNKKFYERDRILIIEYLSDKKQYRRKPLAKGRPKKETVKEKRITIRMDEEIVEILNNYCQTNNISESEAIRQAIMKLKHAQ; translated from the coding sequence ATGCTTTGGGAAGAGTTGATTGTTAAAAATAAGAAATTTTATGAGCGAGATAGAATCTTGATTATTGAATATCTGTCTGACAAAAAACAGTACAGAAGAAAACCATTAGCAAAGGGAAGGCCAAAGAAAGAGACTGTTAAAGAAAAAAGGATTACAATACGGATGGACGAGGAAATTGTAGAAATATTGAATAATTATTGTCAGACAAATAATATTTCGGAAAGTGAAGCGATAAGGCAAGCAATTATGAAATTGAAACATGCTCAGTAA
- a CDS encoding IS4 family transposase, whose product MQGKDTTISTFHQFFGPVSSEKFRQQVEEMGVDRYAKKLYTIQLIELVANAQIEQLRGLRDISYSLSDDKISEAIALKSISASQISRKLRELPTEVLQLLFNDVKTQAGKEIGFDTVSQELGRLRLIDSTTISLCLSQFLWAKFRKTKGGIKIHLGLRFFEQGVFPDEVVITPTKPADKTQMDTLVVEEEDALNVFDRGYVDYNKFDKYCEKGIRFITRLKGNAIIEVVAELPVDPDGPIKKHQIVYLGKEGVNKMKYSLRLAETEDTQGNPVIIITNDFKLTAEEISTIYRYRWQIELFFKWIKQHLRVKHFYGTSEQAVENQIFIALITYCLLMLIKLKVGYKGSLLTIKRLIHTCLCDPFTSFVQKLYRTPQRSSRGRRRIDHEGIYQLTVRQVVAGETGLLNYLSYDPVIL is encoded by the coding sequence ATGCAAGGCAAGGATACCACAATATCCACATTTCATCAATTCTTTGGGCCAGTTTCCAGTGAAAAATTTCGGCAGCAAGTAGAAGAAATGGGGGTTGATAGATACGCTAAAAAATTATACACCATACAACTCATTGAACTTGTAGCCAATGCTCAAATCGAACAGCTACGCGGTTTACGGGACATCAGCTATAGTCTCAGTGACGATAAGATTAGCGAAGCAATTGCTCTTAAATCCATCAGCGCTTCCCAGATTTCCCGCAAACTAAGGGAACTGCCAACAGAAGTTCTCCAGTTGCTGTTTAATGACGTAAAAACTCAAGCCGGAAAAGAAATTGGGTTTGATACCGTTAGCCAAGAATTAGGACGTCTTCGCCTAATTGATTCCACGACCATTAGCCTGTGTCTTTCCCAGTTCCTTTGGGCTAAATTTAGAAAGACCAAAGGCGGTATCAAGATACATCTGGGGCTTAGATTTTTTGAGCAAGGGGTTTTTCCTGATGAAGTTGTAATTACCCCTACCAAGCCTGCTGACAAAACCCAGATGGATACCCTAGTGGTTGAGGAAGAAGATGCTTTAAACGTCTTTGACCGGGGATACGTGGACTACAATAAGTTTGATAAGTACTGCGAAAAAGGCATCAGATTTATTACCCGTTTAAAGGGTAATGCGATAATTGAAGTCGTTGCAGAGCTTCCAGTAGATCCCGATGGCCCCATTAAGAAACACCAAATCGTTTACCTGGGTAAAGAAGGCGTCAACAAAATGAAATACTCTTTACGGCTGGCGGAAACCGAGGATACCCAAGGCAATCCGGTAATCATCATCACCAACGACTTTAAGCTAACAGCCGAAGAAATAAGCACCATCTACCGCTACCGCTGGCAAATCGAACTCTTCTTCAAATGGATTAAACAGCACCTTCGCGTAAAACACTTTTATGGGACAAGCGAGCAAGCGGTGGAAAACCAGATATTCATAGCGCTCATCACCTACTGCCTGCTGATGCTGATAAAACTGAAAGTGGGCTACAAGGGGTCCTTACTGACAATTAAAAGGCTGATCCACACCTGCCTCTGCGACCCGTTCACGTCCTTCGTCCAAAAGCTTTATCGGACGCCCCAACGAAGCTCAAGAGGCCGACGAAGGATAGATCATGAGGGAATTTATCAACTAACCGTGAGGCAGGTGGTAGCAGGCGAGACAGGTCTTCTAAATTATCTGTCCTACGACCCAGTAATACTGTAA
- a CDS encoding HEPN domain-containing protein: MTPELEQEIAANLERAGQSIQVAKDLAVKGYHDFAASRAYYAAIAVLLNEGLDFSKHSGVIASIHQRFVKTGKLNKEHGKDLNWLFEIRNVGDYGGTAHVSKPQTERAILAAESFLKAIRSLMNK; this comes from the coding sequence GTGACGCCGGAACTAGAGCAGGAAATTGCCGCCAACCTGGAACGAGCCGGGCAGTCTATCCAAGTGGCTAAAGACTTGGCTGTTAAAGGTTACCACGATTTTGCGGCATCGCGTGCGTATTATGCAGCCATAGCCGTTTTGCTGAACGAGGGTTTGGATTTCAGCAAGCATAGCGGAGTCATTGCTTCGATCCATCAAAGATTCGTTAAGACGGGGAAATTAAACAAGGAACATGGCAAGGATTTAAACTGGCTTTTTGAAATACGAAATGTTGGGGATTATGGGGGCACGGCACACGTATCCAAGCCACAAACGGAGCGGGCTATCCTTGCTGCGGAGAGTTTTTTGAAGGCTATCAGGTCTTTGATGAACAAATGA